Proteins encoded within one genomic window of Formosa agariphila KMM 3901:
- a CDS encoding AbiJ-NTD4 domain-containing protein has translation MYCIFFVNYFEQIINKENTVHTKSSSNYYFFKTLWIEFYNLTIDNIPYYKRDLLTKIKKHFFDCEWYEVYDFIEFIIQNPDPAYPELLIDSFNHSLKKELSGYRIISKNIVRITNENELTEINKIIESEKSELNTVKIHIQTAISKLSDKKEPDYRNSIKESISALEALCKIISGNKKDSLKTSLTKINEKISIHNGLMQGFLKIYGYTSDSDGIRHAMLEKDNLQQEDAILMLVMCSSFINYIVTKSEQNGLIE, from the coding sequence GTGTACTGTATTTTCTTTGTTAATTATTTTGAACAAATAATTAACAAAGAAAATACAGTACACACTAAGTCTTCAAGTAATTATTATTTTTTTAAAACCTTATGGATTGAATTTTACAATCTTACTATTGATAATATTCCTTACTACAAACGTGATTTATTAACTAAAATCAAAAAACATTTTTTTGACTGTGAATGGTATGAGGTTTATGATTTTATAGAGTTTATTATTCAAAACCCAGACCCAGCTTATCCTGAACTATTAATAGATAGTTTCAATCATAGTCTAAAAAAAGAGTTATCAGGTTACAGAATAATTAGTAAAAACATAGTACGAATTACTAATGAAAATGAATTAACTGAAATCAATAAAATTATTGAAAGTGAGAAAAGTGAATTAAATACTGTTAAAATTCATATTCAAACAGCAATAAGTAAGTTATCAGATAAAAAAGAACCCGATTACAGAAATTCTATCAAAGAATCTATATCTGCTTTGGAAGCTTTATGTAAAATAATTTCAGGAAATAAAAAAGATAGTCTAAAAACTTCTTTAACTAAAATCAATGAAAAGATTAGTATTCATAATGGTCTGATGCAAGGGTTTCTAAAAATATATGGCTACACAAGTGATAGTGATGGTATTAGACACGCTATGCTAGAAAAGGATAACTTACAACAAGAAGACGCTATTTTGATGTTAGTTATGTGTAGTTCCTTCATTAATTATATCGTTACTAAATCAGAACAGAACGGTTTAATAGAATAA
- a CDS encoding ATP-binding protein codes for MDQLDQIFRQDVENIAKISIIPNLLDVVCQITGMGFAAVARVTEDKWIACSVKDDIGFGLKPGGELVIETTICNEIRQSGDAVIINHVSEDENFKCHHTPAQYGFQSYISVPILRKDNTFFGTLCAIDPRPNKLNTPEIIGMFNLFVDLISFHLEVVEQLDSSRNSLIKQLGFNDELEKKIKERTLELQYKNEALEKSNKELQEFNHISSHDLQEPLRKIQTFVSRIQESEAKLLSETGLYYFDKVRQSAERMQLLINDLLSYSQSTRKYRKFEMVDLNVILKEVTEDLREEILEKSAIIVADKMCSTKAIPFQLRQLFYNIIGNSLKYSSSQRVPKIEVNSEIIDSNKNKNLPNGKYCHVKFTDNGIGFNQKYSEKIFELFQRLHTKTDFSGTGIGLAIVKKIVENHNGIINVKGSPNTGTEFNIYIPIS; via the coding sequence TTGGACCAATTAGATCAAATATTTAGACAAGACGTAGAGAATATTGCAAAGATTTCAATTATTCCAAATTTATTAGACGTTGTATGTCAAATAACGGGAATGGGATTTGCGGCTGTTGCTAGGGTAACTGAAGATAAATGGATTGCTTGTTCTGTTAAAGACGACATTGGCTTTGGGCTAAAACCAGGTGGTGAACTTGTCATTGAAACTACAATTTGCAATGAAATTCGACAAAGTGGTGACGCAGTAATTATTAATCATGTCAGTGAAGATGAGAATTTTAAATGTCATCATACTCCAGCACAATATGGTTTCCAAAGCTATATTTCGGTACCAATCTTAAGAAAAGATAATACCTTTTTTGGAACATTATGCGCTATAGATCCTCGCCCTAATAAGCTAAATACACCAGAAATAATTGGAATGTTTAATTTATTTGTAGATTTAATATCTTTTCACCTTGAAGTTGTTGAACAACTAGATTCAAGCAGAAATAGTTTGATAAAACAACTCGGTTTTAATGACGAACTTGAAAAGAAAATTAAGGAACGAACATTAGAATTACAATATAAAAACGAAGCCTTAGAAAAGTCAAATAAAGAATTACAGGAATTCAATCATATTTCAAGTCATGATCTTCAGGAACCATTACGAAAAATACAAACCTTTGTTTCCCGAATTCAAGAATCCGAAGCAAAGCTATTGTCAGAAACAGGTTTATACTATTTTGATAAAGTCAGACAATCTGCTGAGCGTATGCAATTATTAATAAATGATCTCTTATCGTATTCGCAATCAACGCGAAAATATAGAAAGTTTGAAATGGTTGATTTAAATGTTATTTTAAAAGAAGTAACTGAAGACCTTCGAGAAGAAATATTGGAAAAATCTGCAATTATAGTAGCAGATAAAATGTGCTCAACAAAGGCAATTCCATTCCAACTTCGACAGCTTTTTTATAATATAATAGGAAATTCTCTCAAATATTCAAGTAGCCAACGTGTCCCAAAAATTGAAGTGAATTCAGAAATCATTGATTCAAATAAAAATAAGAATTTACCAAATGGTAAATATTGTCATGTAAAATTTACTGATAACGGAATTGGTTTTAATCAAAAATATAGTGAGAAGATTTTTGAACTATTTCAAAGATTGCACACTAAGACTGATTTTAGCGGAACAGGTATAGGATTAGCAATAGTAAAAAAAATTGTTGAAAATCATAATGGAATTATTAATGTTAAAGGTAGCCCAAATACTGGCACAGAATTTAATATTTACATTCCAATATCATAA